Proteins from one Triticum aestivum cultivar Chinese Spring chromosome 7A, IWGSC CS RefSeq v2.1, whole genome shotgun sequence genomic window:
- the LOC123148829 gene encoding vacuolar-sorting receptor 1, with product MPCCPRSRRTRSGTGRAGDVTILPTLVINDVQYRGKLERTAVLKAMCAGFKEGTEPQVCLSHDMETNECLHQNGGCWQDEATNMTVCRDTYRGRVCECPMVNGVRYDGDGYTHCKGRLHRHTKFTGHSCGRTKFQLYCNPSRSTVAKDGAPQLFGVMPKEQTMSLSLLFFERPTYHCTLGPPPTAGAAVPRPFNYATSAVQYILEKKKKQQ from the exons ATGCCGTGCTGTCCAAGGAGCAGGAGGACCAGATCGGGCACGGGTCGCGCGGGGGACGTCACCATCCTGCCCACGCTCGTCATCAACGACGTCCAGTACAGAG GGAAGCTGGAGAGGACGGCGGTGCTCAAGGCCATGTGCGCCGGCTTCAAGGAGGGGACCGAGCCGCAAGTTTGCCTGAGCCATG ACATGGAGACGAACGAGTGCCTGCATCAGAACGGCGGGTGCTGGCAGGACGAGGCGACGAACATGACGGTGTGCAGGGACACGTACCGGGGCAGGGTGTGCGAGTGCCCCATGGTGAACGGCGTCCGCTACGATGGTGACGGGTACACCCACTGCAAAG GTCGACTGCACCGCCACACGAAGTTCACAGGCCATAGCTGCGGACGGACAAAATTCCAACTGTACTGCAACCCCTCAAGATCCACAG TGGCCAAAGATGGCGCTCCACAGTTGTTCGGTGTAATGCCTAAGGAGCAAACAATGTCTCTCTCACTTTTGTTTTTCGAAAGACCTACCTATCACTGCACCTTAGGTCCACCACCTACAGCCGGCGCCGCAGTGCCTCGACCATTCAACTATGCCACCTCAGCAGTTCAATATAtattggagaagaagaaaaaacaacagTAG